From the genome of Pelobacter propionicus DSM 2379, one region includes:
- a CDS encoding ABC transporter ATP-binding protein: MNAIEIKGLCKQFRGKRMTRVDALKNLDLQVAAGEVFGFLGPNGAGKSTTIKLVMGLLRPSSGRTSIYGVDFAQAMARRRVGYLPENPAFYDYLGAEEYLAFVGSQFGMDRSLLKERSEEILKRLELWDARKRPMRGYSKGMVQRVGLAQTLVHDPDVYILDEPMSGLDPIGRALVKEIILELKQRGRCVFFSTHITDDVEKVCDRVGVIVKGSLVALDSVENILRSGVEGYQVHLRIPETESGVFAGVEAVRRGGSTAEFYVPCDGFNGFMGEVNRAGREVLLVETRRKDLEDFFLSIVNDSN, from the coding sequence ATGAACGCCATTGAAATAAAAGGTTTGTGCAAGCAGTTCAGGGGCAAGAGGATGACACGGGTCGATGCCCTGAAAAACCTCGACCTGCAGGTTGCCGCGGGGGAGGTGTTCGGCTTCCTGGGGCCAAACGGCGCCGGCAAGAGTACGACCATCAAACTGGTCATGGGACTTCTGCGGCCCAGCTCCGGCAGAACCAGCATATATGGGGTGGATTTCGCACAGGCCATGGCCCGGCGCCGGGTGGGGTACCTGCCCGAAAATCCGGCCTTTTACGATTACCTGGGCGCCGAGGAGTACCTGGCCTTTGTCGGCTCACAGTTCGGCATGGACAGGTCCCTGCTTAAGGAGCGTTCCGAGGAGATACTCAAGCGACTGGAACTGTGGGATGCCCGCAAGCGCCCCATGCGCGGCTACAGCAAGGGGATGGTGCAGCGGGTGGGGCTGGCCCAGACCCTGGTGCACGACCCGGACGTGTACATTTTGGACGAGCCGATGAGCGGCCTGGACCCCATCGGGCGGGCGCTGGTCAAGGAGATCATCCTGGAGTTGAAGCAGCGTGGCAGGTGCGTCTTTTTCAGCACCCACATCACCGATGACGTGGAAAAGGTCTGCGACCGGGTAGGGGTGATCGTCAAGGGGAGCCTGGTTGCGCTGGACAGCGTGGAGAACATCCTGCGCAGCGGCGTGGAGGGGTATCAGGTCCATCTGCGCATTCCGGAGACCGAGTCGGGCGTTTTCGCGGGAGTGGAGGCGGTCCGCCGCGGCGGTTCGACCGCGGAGTTCTACGTTCCCTGCGACGGGTTCAACGGTTTCATGGGAGAGGTTAACCGGGCGGGCAGGGAGGTGCTACTGGTGGAGACCAGGCGCAAGGACCTTGAGGATTTCTTTCTCTCCATCGTCAATGACAGCAACTGA
- a CDS encoding membrane protein, which translates to MTSIIGITLKGIFRDRVFQGIMVSACMFLFIPVVASLSMRQVTELSLTLSLSLLSFIMLLLSVFLGGTSLWKDIERRYTFSVLGLPLSRQSYLLGRFGGTALFVLLAATVLGMAVCGVVAYTAGAYPPDRPVVWGTLAFCILFDALKYILLIAVAFLFSSLSTSFFLPVFGTIATFLAGGVTQQVYEYVHSPSSAKLSPVVKQVATGLYYLLPNFGAFDLKVNAIYGLPLPVQGLLLTAAYFVVSVGILLSLSAVIFMRREMR; encoded by the coding sequence ATGACTTCAATTATAGGTATAACTCTCAAGGGTATTTTCCGCGACCGGGTGTTTCAGGGCATCATGGTGTCAGCCTGCATGTTCCTTTTTATCCCTGTAGTCGCCTCCCTCTCCATGCGACAGGTTACGGAACTCTCCCTGACATTGTCACTCTCCCTGCTCTCCTTCATCATGCTGCTGCTGTCGGTTTTTCTGGGGGGGACGTCGCTCTGGAAGGATATTGAACGGCGCTACACCTTCAGCGTGCTTGGCCTTCCCCTGTCGCGGCAGAGCTATCTGCTGGGGCGCTTCGGCGGTACGGCTCTTTTCGTGCTGCTGGCGGCAACGGTGCTGGGTATGGCCGTCTGCGGGGTCGTGGCGTACACCGCTGGCGCGTATCCTCCCGACAGGCCGGTGGTCTGGGGGACGCTGGCGTTCTGCATCCTGTTCGATGCCCTGAAATACATCCTGCTGATCGCGGTTGCCTTCCTGTTTTCATCGCTCAGTACCTCGTTCTTTCTGCCGGTCTTCGGAACGATTGCCACCTTCCTGGCCGGCGGTGTCACCCAGCAGGTCTATGAGTATGTTCACTCGCCCTCTTCGGCCAAGCTGTCACCCGTGGTCAAACAGGTAGCCACCGGCTTGTATTATCTGCTGCCCAACTTCGGCGCCTTTGATCTCAAGGTCAATGCCATATACGGCCTTCCGCTCCCCGTCCAGGGACTGCTGCTGACCGCGGCCTATTTTGTCGTCTCTGTGGGGATTCTGCTTTCCCTTTCCGCCGTCATCTTTATGCGGCGCGAAATGAGGTAG
- the holB gene encoding DNA polymerase III subunit delta' yields the protein MPFSDVLGHERIVDILLRSLRTGKTAHAYIFEGPSGCGRRKTALALVQALFCGAGTNDACGVCPSCRKVAAGNHADIHLVNPLPDKRDISISQLRDVQRDLAMRPYEAPRAACIIEPADRMNTSSANSFLKTLEEPPGNAIIILITENADMLLPTIRSRCQLLRFAPLSPEQIRLLLERDGMDSATASLLAPLSDGSMQRALELDNDSLAQRRDLLLRRLEQLSLERVVTIFESSEELSGSRDETLENLDMLLSFSRDMVHLAAGCSDITNRTIRPTLERLSCRLDLPGALRLADSILDTRRSIQRNANAKLALDHLFMNIAAALAA from the coding sequence ATGCCCTTCTCTGACGTCCTGGGCCATGAGCGGATCGTGGATATCCTGCTCCGCTCGCTCCGCACGGGCAAGACGGCCCATGCCTACATCTTCGAGGGCCCGTCGGGCTGCGGCCGGCGGAAGACCGCCCTGGCCCTGGTCCAGGCGCTGTTCTGCGGGGCCGGCACTAACGATGCCTGCGGTGTCTGCCCCTCCTGCCGCAAGGTGGCGGCCGGAAACCATGCCGATATCCACCTGGTGAATCCGCTGCCGGACAAGCGCGATATCAGCATCTCCCAGCTGCGCGACGTGCAGCGCGACCTGGCCATGCGCCCCTACGAGGCACCGCGCGCGGCCTGCATCATCGAACCGGCAGACAGAATGAACACCAGCTCGGCCAATTCGTTTCTGAAGACGCTGGAAGAACCGCCGGGAAACGCGATCATCATCCTGATCACCGAAAATGCCGACATGCTGCTGCCGACCATCCGTTCGCGCTGCCAGCTGCTGCGTTTCGCCCCGCTCTCACCGGAACAGATCAGGCTGCTCCTGGAACGCGACGGCATGGACAGCGCCACCGCCTCGCTGCTGGCGCCTCTGTCCGACGGCAGCATGCAGCGCGCCCTGGAACTGGACAACGACTCACTGGCCCAGCGCCGGGACCTGCTGCTCAGGCGCCTCGAGCAGCTCTCCCTGGAGCGGGTCGTAACCATTTTCGAATCATCGGAAGAGTTGAGCGGCAGTCGGGATGAAACACTGGAGAATCTGGACATGCTGCTCTCCTTCAGCCGTGACATGGTTCACCTGGCAGCAGGATGCAGCGACATAACCAACCGCACCATCCGGCCGACACTGGAGCGTCTTTCCTGTCGCCTCGATCTCCCGGGGGCGCTGCGACTGGCCGACAGCATCCTGGATACGCGACGTTCCATCCAGCGCAACGCCAATGCAAAACTGGCCCTGGACCATCTCTTCATGAACATAGCCGCGGCGCTGGCAGCCTGA
- a CDS encoding tetratricopeptide repeat protein produces MVRTVSAAFVCLVLYAILVIPFTSHLRNRPFVEKLGYVPSVTALKSVAADHKELVAASLVLKVSMYFGGLIDKAEYQVVVPPDYQTMSRMLHGATKLDPYNMDAYYFAQAFLTWDVKQYKLANDLLDYGMRYRTWDWYLPFFAGFNSAYFLKDYTAAARYYQRAGELSGSDLSRLLAGRYMQESGQTDLAITYLTAMANGERNQALKKNYLTRLKAFHEVHRIELARDRYREATGRVPRSVEQLHVDGYLDSPPVDPYGGHFYLEPDGKVATTSKFAFAGVKKSNSRHSGETNERH; encoded by the coding sequence ATGGTCAGAACGGTTTCCGCTGCCTTTGTCTGCCTTGTGCTCTACGCGATACTGGTCATCCCCTTTACATCCCACTTGCGAAACAGGCCATTCGTGGAAAAACTGGGCTACGTCCCCTCGGTGACCGCCCTCAAGTCCGTTGCCGCCGACCACAAGGAACTGGTGGCGGCTTCTCTGGTTCTGAAAGTCTCCATGTACTTCGGTGGACTGATAGATAAGGCTGAATATCAGGTTGTCGTCCCGCCGGACTACCAGACCATGTCGCGTATGCTGCATGGAGCTACCAAGCTGGATCCCTACAATATGGACGCCTACTATTTCGCTCAGGCCTTCCTGACCTGGGACGTGAAACAGTATAAGCTGGCCAACGACCTCCTGGACTACGGTATGCGGTACCGCACCTGGGACTGGTACCTGCCTTTTTTTGCCGGGTTCAACAGCGCCTATTTTCTGAAAGACTACACGGCGGCCGCGCGCTACTACCAGCGGGCAGGAGAACTCTCCGGCTCCGACCTCTCCCGGCTCCTGGCGGGGCGCTACATGCAGGAATCAGGACAGACCGACCTTGCCATTACCTATTTAACTGCTATGGCGAACGGAGAAAGGAATCAGGCCCTGAAAAAAAACTATCTGACGCGGCTGAAGGCTTTTCACGAGGTGCACAGGATCGAGCTGGCGCGGGACCGCTACCGGGAAGCGACCGGAAGAGTCCCCCGGTCGGTGGAGCAACTGCACGTGGATGGGTATCTTGACTCTCCACCGGTGGACCCCTACGGGGGGCATTTCTACCTGGAACCGGACGGAAAGGTCGCCACCACCAGCAAATTTGCCTTTGCCGGTGTGAAGAAGAGCAACAGCAGACACAGTGGAGAAACCAATGAACGCCATTGA
- the ricT gene encoding PSP1 domain-containing protein: protein MPRIVTLQFSTAGKMYDFNAGDLDLAPHDRVLVETDRGVAMATVVTAPIERSEEETPPGLVTVMRIATLADMETLKRNASKEKEAYDFCNRRIMERAMEMKLVRVEYLFDGSKAIFYFTADGRVDFRVLVKDLAHTFHTRIEMRQIGVRDESKMVGGIGICGRELCCCSWLRDFQPVSVKMAKEQNLALNPSKISGQCGRLLCCLDYEYDTYCTLRKTFPKCGKRVKTDSVSGTVDKLNILTGNITLRLDDGKLIQVNKVEITGEAPPPEAPQQRSETSGVRPAQKSRERQGRERAQQKPSQASREEQKVDGQKAAQPATAPQQGDGQPKPARRKHRSRRPGQRKPADAGSPAEKATDTPKE, encoded by the coding sequence TTGCCACGCATAGTAACCCTTCAGTTCAGCACAGCCGGAAAGATGTACGATTTCAATGCCGGCGACCTCGATCTGGCCCCGCACGACAGAGTGCTGGTGGAAACGGACCGGGGTGTTGCCATGGCAACCGTTGTTACCGCGCCGATAGAACGGAGCGAGGAGGAAACGCCCCCCGGCCTGGTCACGGTCATGCGCATTGCCACCTTGGCGGACATGGAAACGCTGAAACGAAACGCCAGCAAGGAGAAGGAGGCCTACGACTTCTGCAACAGGCGCATCATGGAACGCGCCATGGAGATGAAACTGGTGCGGGTGGAGTACCTCTTCGACGGCAGCAAGGCCATCTTCTACTTCACCGCCGACGGCCGGGTGGATTTCCGCGTGCTGGTGAAGGACCTGGCCCACACCTTCCACACCCGCATCGAGATGCGGCAGATCGGCGTGCGCGACGAGTCCAAGATGGTGGGCGGCATCGGCATCTGCGGCAGGGAACTCTGCTGCTGCTCCTGGCTGCGGGACTTCCAACCGGTTTCGGTCAAGATGGCCAAGGAACAGAACCTGGCTCTCAACCCCAGCAAGATCTCCGGCCAGTGCGGGCGCCTGCTCTGCTGTCTGGACTACGAATACGACACCTACTGCACCCTGCGCAAGACGTTTCCCAAATGCGGAAAGCGGGTCAAGACCGATTCCGTCAGCGGCACGGTGGACAAGCTGAACATCCTGACCGGCAACATCACCCTCAGGCTGGATGATGGCAAGCTGATCCAGGTCAACAAGGTCGAAATCACCGGAGAAGCCCCCCCGCCCGAGGCGCCGCAGCAACGCTCCGAGACGTCCGGCGTTCGCCCCGCCCAGAAGAGCCGCGAGCGCCAGGGGAGGGAACGGGCACAGCAGAAGCCGTCCCAGGCCAGTCGGGAGGAGCAGAAGGTGGATGGCCAGAAAGCGGCACAGCCCGCCACTGCTCCCCAACAGGGAGACGGCCAACCCAAGCCGGCCCGCAGAAAGCACCGCTCCCGCAGGCCGGGGCAACGCAAGCCGGCAGACGCCGGATCGCCGGCGGAGAAGGCCACGGACACCCCCAAGGAGTAG
- a CDS encoding sigma-54-dependent transcriptional regulator, whose amino-acid sequence MKTRILIVDDELSMREFLSILLEGEGYETVVAAHAEQALSLLDSGLFDLVISDVQMPGLDGIELLSRIKTVSPGTAVLMMTAYCAAEQAVEAMKLGAYDYISKPFKVEEIKVLIRNALEKCDLKRENSVLKETAQQRDSFCGIIGASPRMKEVFSLIQKVSLSNSSVMIQGESGTGKELVARAIHHCSSRGKKAFVAVNCGAIPEQLMESELFGHKRGSFTGAVADRAGLFEQAEGGTLFLDEIGELPLLMQTKLLRVLQEREFRRVGGAQVQKSNVRILTASNRDLQSQVKTGGFREDLYYRINVMQISMPPLRERIEDIPVLVEHFFRKYGDTRQTGEVITPGALKALMNYHYPGNIRELENIVERSLVMDASKIQECNLPKQVRTGFLPCPGRDALIPAEGMDLESFLSGLEKQYLVKALEMTGGAKKKAGELLGMSFRSFRYRLAKFGLDSGEGDRDE is encoded by the coding sequence ATGAAAACCAGAATCCTGATCGTCGATGATGAACTGAGCATGCGGGAGTTTCTCTCCATCCTGCTGGAGGGGGAGGGGTACGAGACGGTTGTTGCCGCCCATGCGGAACAGGCCCTGTCCCTTCTGGACAGCGGCCTGTTTGATCTGGTCATATCCGACGTGCAGATGCCCGGGTTGGATGGCATCGAACTTCTGAGCCGCATCAAAACCGTTTCTCCCGGTACGGCCGTGCTGATGATGACCGCCTACTGCGCCGCCGAGCAGGCGGTGGAGGCCATGAAACTGGGCGCCTATGACTACATCTCCAAGCCGTTCAAGGTGGAGGAGATCAAGGTGCTGATCCGCAACGCCCTGGAAAAATGCGACCTGAAGCGGGAGAACAGCGTACTCAAGGAGACGGCCCAGCAGCGCGACAGTTTCTGTGGGATCATCGGCGCCAGCCCCAGGATGAAGGAGGTCTTTTCGCTGATCCAGAAGGTTTCGCTGAGCAACAGTTCCGTAATGATCCAGGGGGAGAGCGGCACTGGCAAGGAACTGGTGGCCCGGGCCATCCACCACTGCAGCTCGCGGGGGAAAAAGGCTTTCGTGGCGGTCAACTGCGGGGCCATTCCCGAGCAGCTCATGGAGAGCGAGCTGTTCGGCCACAAGCGGGGCTCCTTCACCGGCGCCGTGGCGGACAGGGCCGGCCTGTTTGAACAGGCCGAGGGTGGTACGCTGTTTCTGGATGAGATCGGCGAACTGCCGCTTCTGATGCAGACCAAGCTTTTGCGCGTGCTCCAGGAACGGGAATTCAGGCGGGTGGGGGGCGCCCAGGTGCAGAAGTCGAATGTACGCATCCTGACGGCATCCAACCGCGACCTGCAGAGCCAGGTCAAGACGGGCGGTTTCCGGGAGGATCTCTACTACCGCATCAACGTCATGCAGATCAGCATGCCGCCGCTTCGCGAGCGGATTGAAGACATTCCGGTCCTGGTGGAGCATTTTTTTCGCAAATACGGTGATACGCGGCAGACCGGTGAGGTCATCACGCCGGGTGCGCTCAAGGCGCTGATGAATTACCACTATCCGGGAAACATCCGCGAGTTGGAAAACATCGTCGAGCGCAGCCTGGTAATGGATGCATCGAAAATCCAGGAGTGCAACCTGCCCAAGCAGGTCCGCACGGGGTTTTTGCCCTGTCCGGGAAGAGATGCGCTTATCCCCGCGGAGGGGATGGACCTGGAGTCGTTCCTGTCCGGTCTGGAAAAACAGTACCTGGTGAAAGCGCTGGAGATGACCGGTGGTGCCAAGAAAAAGGCCGGGGAACTCTTGGGGATGTCCTTTCGGTCATTCAGGTACCGTCTGGCCAAATTCGGGCTTGATTCCGGCGAGGGAGATCGGGATGAGTGA
- the metG gene encoding methionine--tRNA ligase encodes MKPSFYVTTPIYYVNDVPHIGHAYTTVAADVLARYKRLMGYDVYFLTGSDEHGQKVEKAATTAGETPLELADRVVKRYQALWERLGISNNDFIRTTQERHKKGVSQLFSLIMERGDIYLGEYEDWYCTPCETFWPETQLIEDRCPDCNRPVEKLKEESYFFRMSKYQEQLLAHIEANPDFIQPKSKRNEIISFVKEGLRDLSISRTTFSWGIPVPGNDKHIVYVWFDALTNYLTALGYPDSTAEYGRFWPANVHLIGKDILRFHTVYWPTFLMAAGLPLPEKVFAHGWWTVEGQKMSKSLQNVVEPNMLIDKYGVDVVRYFLMREVPFGLDGDFSHTALIQRLNSDLANDLGNLLSRSTAMAVKYFGGILPAATELTEIDHSLQEKTSAMIAAVDKFMDELAFSKALQAIWEVISAGNKYIDDCAPWVLAKDPAQKDRLATVMYCLLESQRIAHCILSAFLPATTAKALASLGWDGEISRESLAWGGLQEGTTITKAEALFPRYEA; translated from the coding sequence ATGAAACCTTCATTCTACGTCACCACCCCCATATACTACGTCAACGACGTGCCGCACATCGGCCATGCCTACACCACCGTGGCAGCAGACGTGCTGGCGCGCTACAAGCGGCTGATGGGGTATGACGTCTATTTCCTGACCGGCAGCGACGAGCATGGCCAGAAAGTGGAAAAGGCGGCCACCACCGCCGGCGAGACGCCGCTGGAACTGGCGGACCGGGTCGTCAAGCGCTATCAGGCGCTCTGGGAACGCCTGGGCATATCCAACAACGACTTCATCAGGACCACCCAGGAGCGCCACAAGAAAGGGGTTTCCCAGCTCTTCTCCCTGATCATGGAAAGGGGGGACATCTATCTGGGGGAATACGAGGACTGGTACTGTACTCCCTGCGAGACCTTCTGGCCGGAAACCCAGCTGATTGAGGACCGCTGCCCGGACTGCAACCGGCCGGTGGAAAAGCTTAAAGAAGAGTCATACTTCTTCCGCATGAGCAAGTACCAGGAGCAGCTCCTGGCCCACATCGAGGCCAACCCGGACTTCATCCAGCCCAAGAGCAAGCGCAACGAGATCATCTCCTTCGTCAAAGAGGGGCTGCGCGACCTGTCGATCTCCCGCACCACCTTCAGCTGGGGCATCCCGGTGCCGGGCAATGACAAGCACATCGTCTACGTCTGGTTCGACGCCCTGACCAACTACCTCACCGCCCTGGGATACCCCGACAGCACCGCCGAGTACGGACGGTTCTGGCCAGCCAACGTACACCTGATCGGCAAGGATATCCTGCGCTTCCACACCGTCTACTGGCCCACCTTCCTGATGGCGGCCGGCCTGCCCCTGCCGGAGAAGGTCTTCGCCCACGGCTGGTGGACGGTGGAGGGGCAGAAGATGAGCAAGAGCCTGCAGAACGTGGTGGAGCCCAACATGCTGATCGACAAGTACGGCGTGGACGTGGTCAGGTACTTCCTGATGCGCGAGGTTCCCTTCGGCCTGGACGGCGACTTCTCCCACACCGCCCTGATCCAGCGGCTCAACTCGGACCTGGCCAACGACCTGGGCAACCTGCTCTCCCGCTCCACCGCCATGGCGGTCAAGTATTTTGGCGGCATCCTGCCGGCTGCGACCGAATTGACCGAGATCGACCACTCCCTTCAGGAGAAGACAAGCGCCATGATCGCCGCGGTGGACAAATTCATGGATGAACTGGCCTTCAGCAAGGCGCTCCAGGCGATCTGGGAGGTCATCTCGGCCGGCAACAAATACATCGACGACTGCGCCCCCTGGGTCCTGGCCAAGGATCCGGCTCAAAAGGACCGCCTGGCCACGGTCATGTACTGCCTGCTGGAATCCCAGCGCATCGCCCACTGCATCCTGTCGGCCTTCCTGCCCGCCACGACAGCCAAGGCGCTGGCCTCCCTGGGGTGGGACGGCGAGATTTCCCGGGAGTCCCTGGCCTGGGGCGGTTTGCAAGAGGGGACCACGATCACCAAGGCCGAGGCGCTCTTCCCCCGCTACGAGGCCTGA
- a CDS encoding tetratricopeptide repeat protein has translation MNQILTKAKCIIFLSLIVLIAYYPSLFVPLNSVDDSGMYLHLLNTDAFTLEGMFFPGHTGSYYRPFVLLSFMMDKYVWGLEESFMHLENIVFHLANTLLLFAVTRRACSLLKQTSLFVPFATALFFAIHPLNTEAVNWISGRTDLLAGFFLLLAMYSMLKNPLTWPCSLLAAIFMLMACLAKETAIFFLPAALLFPFYLSSHKDEIVPVSIIVRRNLPHLLLFSAAGSAYFVFRALAFAKGDQGVTRVMTHVAGAESAGMLTSLRLVFKSIGFYAKKLLLPFPLNFGITHISDLYLPLGVLVLAGVIWLMSRRTLPAFFVICAGAVGTSALMIPLLRLTWTPLGERYMYIPSAFFLTGLMLTVGRWEQQHVRFRTALVLLASCLFGIALYGTVTRNFLWQNSLALFQDTLKKSPNFTPAQNEIANALYAQGRKQEATVIYKSFTESEGLINAQYGLKNKALAFMNEGNFSEARDILSQLLANPGKHEVSILLQVLELNKIQVAAGKATIKGVYAESVETLTRLIALTGDPFYSYRLGIVHMQIGERQKAIASFNAVVRTAAPTAYYRKPAEKLAKELAM, from the coding sequence ATGAATCAGATATTGACAAAAGCTAAATGCATCATATTCCTCTCTCTTATAGTCCTAATTGCCTATTATCCGTCTCTGTTTGTTCCACTTAATTCCGTTGATGATTCCGGTATGTACCTTCATCTACTCAATACAGATGCTTTTACATTAGAAGGCATGTTTTTCCCAGGCCACACCGGCAGTTATTACCGTCCCTTTGTTCTCTTGTCATTCATGATGGATAAATACGTCTGGGGGCTTGAAGAAAGCTTCATGCATCTGGAAAATATAGTATTTCATCTTGCTAATACACTACTGCTTTTTGCCGTTACGCGAAGGGCATGTTCGCTTCTGAAACAAACATCTTTATTCGTCCCGTTTGCAACGGCGCTTTTCTTTGCTATCCACCCGCTCAATACCGAAGCAGTCAACTGGATCTCCGGTCGAACCGATCTGCTGGCCGGTTTTTTTCTGTTATTGGCAATGTATTCGATGCTAAAAAATCCATTGACTTGGCCTTGTTCGTTATTGGCTGCCATCTTTATGCTTATGGCCTGCCTTGCGAAAGAAACTGCTATTTTTTTCCTTCCGGCAGCATTACTTTTTCCTTTCTATCTTTCTTCGCACAAGGATGAAATTGTGCCAGTAAGCATAATAGTTCGCAGAAACCTGCCTCATTTACTTCTATTCAGTGCTGCTGGTTCCGCATACTTTGTCTTCCGAGCGTTGGCCTTCGCAAAGGGCGATCAGGGTGTGACTCGCGTCATGACGCATGTTGCCGGAGCCGAAAGCGCCGGGATGCTGACAAGCCTGCGGTTAGTATTCAAGTCTATCGGTTTTTATGCAAAAAAATTGCTATTGCCGTTTCCGCTGAATTTTGGAATAACCCATATTTCGGATCTTTATCTTCCGCTGGGAGTGCTGGTCTTGGCTGGTGTCATCTGGCTTATGTCCCGACGGACATTACCCGCCTTTTTTGTGATCTGTGCTGGTGCTGTAGGCACCTCGGCTCTCATGATTCCATTGCTTCGCTTGACTTGGACGCCGCTGGGCGAACGGTATATGTATATTCCCTCAGCTTTTTTTTTGACAGGTTTGATGTTGACGGTCGGGCGCTGGGAGCAGCAGCATGTTCGCTTTCGTACAGCATTGGTACTCTTAGCAAGTTGTCTTTTCGGCATAGCACTCTACGGTACAGTAACTCGAAATTTTCTCTGGCAGAACAGTTTGGCATTATTTCAGGATACTTTGAAAAAATCTCCTAATTTTACTCCGGCTCAGAATGAAATTGCTAATGCATTGTACGCTCAGGGGAGAAAACAGGAGGCTACAGTCATCTATAAATCTTTCACTGAGTCGGAAGGTCTTATTAACGCACAGTATGGTCTTAAAAATAAAGCTCTTGCGTTTATGAATGAAGGTAACTTTTCCGAGGCGCGAGATATATTGAGCCAATTGCTGGCTAACCCGGGTAAGCATGAAGTCTCTATCTTGTTACAGGTGCTAGAACTCAACAAAATTCAGGTTGCAGCGGGCAAGGCTACAATTAAAGGTGTGTATGCTGAATCAGTTGAAACCTTAACCCGCTTAATTGCGCTTACCGGCGATCCATTTTATTCATATCGTTTAGGAATTGTTCATATGCAAATAGGTGAGCGCCAGAAAGCAATAGCGTCATTTAATGCCGTTGTACGAACCGCTGCACCTACTGCGTATTACAGAAAACCGGCTGAAAAGCTGGCTAAAGAACTTGCTATGTGA
- a CDS encoding type IV pilin protein, which translates to MLNKLRNRKGFTLIELLIVVAIIGILAAIAIPQFSAYRAKAYNSAANSDLKNIKTGMEAFMADNQQYPGDVDYR; encoded by the coding sequence ATGCTAAACAAATTGAGGAACAGAAAAGGCTTTACCCTGATCGAGCTGTTGATCGTCGTGGCGATCATCGGCATCCTGGCGGCCATCGCCATCCCGCAGTTCTCCGCCTACCGGGCAAAGGCCTACAACTCGGCCGCCAACTCTGACCTGAAAAACATCAAGACCGGGATGGAAGCCTTCATGGCTGACAACCAGCAGTATCCTGGCGACGTTGACTACAGATAA
- the tmk gene encoding dTMP kinase, with translation MGYFITFEGIEGSGKTTQIGLLGEQLESLGYSVVMTREPGGCAISDKIRSILLDADNSSISPMTELLLYAAARAQHVSEVIIPALKQGNIVLCDRFSDATLAYQGSGRGIAREKVDTLNQLACQSLRPDLTVLIDCDVSVGLERARRRIETASGPREERFELEALEFHRSVREAYLELAHAEPQRFITVDGSGGVEEISEAIVAQVLQNRLNNTSHALL, from the coding sequence GTGGGATATTTCATAACCTTTGAAGGAATCGAGGGGAGCGGCAAGACCACCCAGATCGGGCTATTGGGCGAGCAACTGGAGTCCCTGGGCTACTCGGTCGTCATGACACGGGAACCGGGTGGCTGCGCCATCTCCGACAAGATACGCTCCATCCTGCTGGATGCGGACAACAGCTCCATCTCCCCCATGACGGAGCTCTTGCTGTACGCCGCCGCCCGTGCCCAGCACGTGAGCGAAGTGATCATCCCGGCCCTGAAACAGGGGAACATCGTGCTGTGCGACCGCTTCAGCGACGCGACCCTGGCCTACCAGGGCAGCGGCCGGGGCATTGCCAGGGAAAAGGTGGATACGCTCAACCAGCTGGCCTGCCAGTCCCTGCGCCCCGACCTGACGGTGCTGATCGACTGCGACGTGAGCGTCGGCCTGGAACGGGCGCGCCGACGCATCGAGACGGCCTCCGGCCCGCGCGAGGAGCGCTTCGAGCTGGAGGCGCTGGAATTCCACCGCTCAGTGCGCGAGGCCTACCTGGAGCTCGCCCATGCCGAGCCGCAGCGGTTCATCACCGTTGACGGCAGCGGCGGAGTGGAGGAAATCTCCGAGGCCATCGTGGCCCAGGTCCTGCAGAACCGGCTCAACAACACCAGTCATGCCCTTCTCTGA